TTGAACGGGTCCGGCGTTGGGACCGGGCCGAGACCCGAGCAGCCCTAGGACGCAGGGAGGAGGCGGGCCGAGGCGTATGCCGCATACGTTGAGGCCCGCCGACGACCGAGGACGACGGGATGCGACGGGAATCGGCCCGGGCCGGCTCACGGGCCACGCCGGATCAGCATGGTCGTCTCACTCTAGCAGAGCGCTCCGGCGAGGGTCAAAGCGCCGGTCGGGCGGCGCGAACGCGCTGGACAAGCTCCGGTCGCTCGCGTACACTCCGCCCCTGCCATGAAGATCGGGCTCATCGGGTTTCCCGGGAGCGGCAAGACGACGCTGTTCAATCTGCTCACAGGCGCCGGGGCCGCCGTGGCTCGCCGGGCGTCGCGCGGAGAGCTGCACGTCGGCGTCGCCCGGGTCCCCGACGACCGCCTGACGCGGATCGCGCGCTTGTTCTCCCCGGAGCGCGTCGTGTTCGCCAGCGTGGAGGTCGTCGACCTGGTCGGGTTCGACCGTGGCGAGCGGGCCGGCCTCGACGTGGCCGACCTGCGCAGCGCCGACGCGCTCATCCACGTGATCCGCGCGTTTCCCTCGCCGGTGCTCGGCGAGCCGCCCGATCCGGTCCGCGACGCGACGGCCCTCGAGGAGGAGCTGATCCTGGCCGACCTGGAGGTGGTCGAGCGGCGGCTCGAGAAGCTCGCGACCGGGCTCAAGCGCAAGGCGACCGAGGTCGAGCTGCGGGAGCAGGCGCTGCTGGGGCGCCTCAAAGGGCCCCTCGAGGAGGGGATGCCGCTCCGGGCCCACACCCTCGCGCCCGACGAGGGGCGAACGCTCCGCGGCTTCCAGTTCCTGTCGCTCCGCCCGATCCTCCACTGCCTGAACCTGGCGGAGGCCGACATCCGGCGGCGCGACGAGCTGCTCGGCGCGCTCTCCGAGATGGCGAAGCGTCCCGCGACGCTGGTGGGATGGGTATCCGCGGCGGTCGAGGCCGAGGTGGCGGCCCTGCCGGAGGACGAGCAGCGCGCGTTCCTGGAGGCCCTCGGTCTTCCCGAGCCGGCGCTCCATCGACTCATCCGCGACGCCTACACGCTCCTGGGCCTGGTGAGCTTCTTCACGGTGGGCGATGACGAGGTGCGGGCCTGGACCATCCCGGCCGGCGCCACCGCGCTCGAGGCGGCCGCCGCCGTGCATTCCGATCTGGCCCGCGGGTTCATCCGCGCCGAGGTCATCGCGTGGGATGAGCTGCTCGAGGCGGGCTCACTCGCCGAGGCGCGGCGCCGTGGCGTCCTTCGCCTGGAAGGCAAGGAGTACCCGGTCCAGGACGGCGAGATCTGCCACATCCGCTTCAACGTCGGACGGTGACGGCCGCGATGCCGGACAGCCCGGGCTCGACCGGGAGCCAGGCCCCGAGTCCCGGCCGGACCGCCCTCGCCGAGGGCTGGCCGCTCGTCCTGAGCGCGCTCGTCATCGGGGCCCCGTACGGCATCGTCGCCCGTCAGGCCGGGCTCAACCTGACGGAAGCCATCGGCATGAGCCTCCTCGTCTTCGCGGGATCGGCGCAGTTCGCCGCCGTCGAGCTCTGGCGGACCGGGGCTGGGGCGCCTCTCGTCATCGTCACGGTCTTGCTCCTGAACCTCCGCCACCTCCTCATGGCCGCCGCGCTGCGGCCGTTCGTCGCGGGCGAGCCGCTCGCGCGCCGGCTGGGTCTCGCCTACCTCCTGACCGATGAGGCGTTCGCCATGGCCATCGGCTGGTTCCGCCGGGGCCGGCGCGAGGTCCGCTACTACGTGGTCTTCGGCGCCGCGCTCTGGCTCTGCTGGAACGTGGCCACCGTGATCGGCTCGCTGGCGGGGGCCGGGATCGCCGAGCCACGACGGCTCGGGATCGACTTCGCGATCACCGCGTCCTTCGTCTGCATCGTGCTCCTCGGCATCCGCCGGGCGGGGGACCTCCTGGTCGCCGGGGCGGCCGTGGTGGCTGCGGCGGCGCTCAGCCTGGCCGGGGCCTCCCTGGTGGCGGTGGTCGTGGCCGGGGCGCTGGCGCCGCTCGTCGTCTTCGGGCGGCGGCCCCCGGAGGGCAGGGCGTGATCTGGCTGGCGATCGTGGGGTCGGCGGTGGCGACCTATCTGACCCGCGCCTTGCCGCTGATCGTGACCGTGCGCGGGGCGATGCCGGCGGCCGTCGCCCGCTATCTGGACGCGCTCCCGATCGCCATCATCGCGGCCCTGGCGGGCTCGGGCATCGCCGCGCCGGGCGGCCTGCCGACCGCCGGAGCGGAGCCGATCGCCGCCCTCGTCGTGGCCGGCGTGGTGCTCTGGTGGCGGAACCTCCTGCTGGGGGTGGTGGCGGGAGTGGTCTCGGTGGCGGCGCTGCGCGCGGCCGGCTTGAGCTGAAGGCCCGGCCCGGGGCGTCAGCCGCGGGGGAAGTTCATGCAGTCGACGAAGATGTCCTGGAAGTCCGGATGGGAGGCGAGCGAGACGTGCTCGATGGAGCGGGCGAGGCCCTCGGCCCGCACGCGCTCGGGCTCGGAGACCAGCGCGAGCTGGGCCCCCAGGGCCGCCGCGTTCCCGACGTACCGGATCCGCTCGAGCGGGAGGGCCGGGATCAGGCCGATGCGCCGGGCGCTCTCGATCGAGAGGTAGTTGCCGAAGCCGCCGGCCAGCATGAGCTCGGCCAGCTCCGCGTCGGGGACCCGGAGGACGTGCTGGAGCATGCGAATCCCGCCGCCGATCGCGCCCTTGGCCAGCTGGACCTGGCGGACGTCGTCCTGCGAGAGCACGATCTCTCCGCCGCCGGCGGCCTCACCGCGGGGGACCAGGATCAGCACGCGATCCTCGCCGCGCATCTCGAGGCGTGTCCGGTGCGGCGCCGGCAGCTCCTCGCGCGCCTCGATCCGGATGAGCCCCGTCCAGTCGATGAGCTTGGCGTCGAGGGCCACCGCGATGGCGTCGATCAGCCCGGACCCGCAGATGCCCTGGGGCGCCCCGTTCCCGAGGACGTGGTACCGGATCGTGTCGCCGTCGAGCCAGACGCGGTCGATGGCGCCGACGGCGGCGCGCATCCCGTGCCGGATCTGCGCGCCCTCCAGCGCGGGGCCGGCCGGCGCCGAGCAGGCCATGAGGCGCTCCCGCGTCCCCATCAACACCTCGCCGTTCGTCCCGATGTCGACCGCGGCGCGCACCACCGGGCTCGCGTAGATCCGGGTCGCCAGCGCGACCGCCACCGCGTCGGCGCCGACGAACCCCGCCACGATCGGGAGGAGACAGACCCGCGCCTCGGGGTTCACCTTGAGGTGGAGCGCGCGGGCCGGCAAGACCATCGGATGGCGCAGGACCGGGGCGTAGGGCGCCAGGCCCACGTGCGTCGGATCGATGCCGAGAAGCATGTGGTGCATGCAGGTGTTGCCGACCACGGTGACCTTGTAGATCCACTGCGGCAGCACACCCGATCGCTCGAGCAGCTCGTCGACCTGCTGGTTGAGGAGCCCCAGGATCCTGGACTGGAGCTTGCGCAGGTTCGCGGGATTCCACTGGGCGAAGGCGATCCGGCTCATGAGGTCTCCGCCGAACACCGCCTGGGGGTTCAGGCTCGAGACGGAGGCCATGACCTCGCCCGAGGCGAGCTCGAGGAGCGTGGTGACGACGCTGGTCGTCCCGACGTCGACCGCGAGCCCGAACGCCATCGCGGTCGTGTCTCCGCGCTCGACGGCCAGGGGCTCGCCGAGAAAGGTCGTCACGGTCACCTCGCCCTTGGCCTCGCGCAGGACGGCGGGCAGCGCGCGGACCACGTCCAGCGGGACGGTGGCGGGCGCCAGGCCGGTCGCGTGGCCGAGCTGCTCGAGGTCGGAGGTCTGGTGCGCTTCCTCGCGCGGGAGCTCGACGCGGACGACGCGCTTGACGATCCCGGACTCGAGCGTCGCCCGCGCCAGCGCCGTCCGGTCGCCCTCGGCCCCCAGGATCTGGAAGGCGCGCTCGTCGAGCGGCGGCGCGATCTGGACCGTGGCCGCCTCGGCCGGGACACACTGGCAGGCGAGGCGGT
This portion of the Candidatus Methylomirabilota bacterium genome encodes:
- a CDS encoding ASKHA domain-containing protein → MTTVPVTFLPSGATVPIEPGTPLLRAAHAHGVDITATCGGRGRCTSCRVKVVAGCVPPPTINDELQLGSDLVREGYRLACQCVPAEAATVQIAPPLDERAFQILGAEGDRTALARATLESGIVKRVVRVELPREEAHQTSDLEQLGHATGLAPATVPLDVVRALPAVLREAKGEVTVTTFLGEPLAVERGDTTAMAFGLAVDVGTTSVVTTLLELASGEVMASVSSLNPQAVFGGDLMSRIAFAQWNPANLRKLQSRILGLLNQQVDELLERSGVLPQWIYKVTVVGNTCMHHMLLGIDPTHVGLAPYAPVLRHPMVLPARALHLKVNPEARVCLLPIVAGFVGADAVAVALATRIYASPVVRAAVDIGTNGEVLMGTRERLMACSAPAGPALEGAQIRHGMRAAVGAIDRVWLDGDTIRYHVLGNGAPQGICGSGLIDAIAVALDAKLIDWTGLIRIEAREELPAPHRTRLEMRGEDRVLILVPRGEAAGGGEIVLSQDDVRQVQLAKGAIGGGIRMLQHVLRVPDAELAELMLAGGFGNYLSIESARRIGLIPALPLERIRYVGNAAALGAQLALVSEPERVRAEGLARSIEHVSLASHPDFQDIFVDCMNFPRG
- a CDS encoding AzlD domain-containing protein, with translation MIWLAIVGSAVATYLTRALPLIVTVRGAMPAAVARYLDALPIAIIAALAGSGIAAPGGLPTAGAEPIAALVVAGVVLWWRNLLLGVVAGVVSVAALRAAGLS
- a CDS encoding DUF933 domain-containing protein gives rise to the protein MKIGLIGFPGSGKTTLFNLLTGAGAAVARRASRGELHVGVARVPDDRLTRIARLFSPERVVFASVEVVDLVGFDRGERAGLDVADLRSADALIHVIRAFPSPVLGEPPDPVRDATALEEELILADLEVVERRLEKLATGLKRKATEVELREQALLGRLKGPLEEGMPLRAHTLAPDEGRTLRGFQFLSLRPILHCLNLAEADIRRRDELLGALSEMAKRPATLVGWVSAAVEAEVAALPEDEQRAFLEALGLPEPALHRLIRDAYTLLGLVSFFTVGDDEVRAWTIPAGATALEAAAAVHSDLARGFIRAEVIAWDELLEAGSLAEARRRGVLRLEGKEYPVQDGEICHIRFNVGR
- a CDS encoding AzlC family ABC transporter permease, which translates into the protein MPDSPGSTGSQAPSPGRTALAEGWPLVLSALVIGAPYGIVARQAGLNLTEAIGMSLLVFAGSAQFAAVELWRTGAGAPLVIVTVLLLNLRHLLMAAALRPFVAGEPLARRLGLAYLLTDEAFAMAIGWFRRGRREVRYYVVFGAALWLCWNVATVIGSLAGAGIAEPRRLGIDFAITASFVCIVLLGIRRAGDLLVAGAAVVAAAALSLAGASLVAVVVAGALAPLVVFGRRPPEGRA